In one Candidatus Planktophila vernalis genomic region, the following are encoded:
- the pknB gene encoding Stk1 family PASTA domain-containing Ser/Thr kinase, with amino-acid sequence MSDLSGELIDGRYQLTRQVANGGMASVYEAIDTRLDRKVAVKIMHPHLAQDEAFVNRFIREAKAAAALSHPNIVAVQDQGWNQNGVPAVFIVMELIEGHTLREYLNERGRFEIKDAMNYLTPILSALAAAHDLGIVHRDMKPENILISKEGRVKIADFGLARGELIGSTMTAESSVILGSVSYLSPEQVQRGVADSRSDVYAVGIVAFEMLTGEKPFLGETPIQIAYMHVNQEIPSLRSKRKEIPEALDTLILQATNRDPDKRPRTAGEFLKALESIQNEIDPKTNQMKLALDLPVEPIKEKPRGKMKKQVEEEKEESIEIKETTKEIRAAKEEKKKASKRVRRNRKVAIILAIALGIGGWYTLVGPGSRVVVPSVVGGTYEEAVSTLTPLGLTTVILEKRFDEDIAKGAIIETDPPGGGRVSSGGQVKLILSKGPERYIIPPVTGLTPEAATTALEKFPLIVGANTEVFNTEIPKGFVISTSPASGTQVKRDTPVSLVISKGVETVALVSYSGKSGEQALNELNDLGFNVESTYAFNEKVLSGVVISQSPTGVEVAPKGSTVSLVISKGSQYVFIPNVFSLDQLKATQALQDLQLKVVVKKLGTKKVKKVTNISPKVGSKVKRGSTVTITVG; translated from the coding sequence ATGTCAGATCTATCGGGTGAGCTCATTGATGGGCGTTATCAACTCACTCGCCAGGTTGCCAATGGTGGAATGGCCAGCGTCTATGAGGCTATCGATACCCGCTTAGATCGAAAAGTTGCAGTAAAGATTATGCATCCGCATTTAGCCCAAGATGAAGCTTTCGTTAATCGCTTCATTAGAGAAGCTAAAGCCGCAGCCGCACTCTCACATCCCAACATCGTTGCTGTTCAAGATCAAGGGTGGAATCAAAACGGAGTTCCGGCTGTCTTTATTGTTATGGAGTTAATCGAAGGTCACACGCTTCGTGAATACTTAAATGAGCGTGGCAGGTTTGAAATTAAAGATGCCATGAACTACCTCACTCCCATTCTTAGCGCACTTGCTGCAGCCCATGATTTAGGAATTGTTCACCGCGACATGAAGCCTGAAAACATTTTGATTTCAAAAGAAGGTCGCGTAAAGATCGCAGATTTCGGTTTAGCGCGCGGAGAACTCATTGGTTCAACTATGACGGCTGAATCAAGTGTTATCTTGGGTTCAGTTTCATACCTTTCTCCTGAGCAAGTCCAGCGCGGTGTTGCAGATTCTAGAAGTGATGTCTATGCAGTTGGCATCGTGGCATTTGAAATGCTGACAGGTGAAAAACCATTCCTAGGCGAGACACCTATTCAGATCGCCTATATGCATGTGAATCAAGAGATTCCTTCCCTTCGCTCTAAGCGCAAAGAGATTCCAGAGGCTCTGGATACATTGATTTTGCAAGCAACTAACCGTGATCCAGATAAGCGCCCCCGCACAGCAGGTGAATTCCTTAAAGCGCTGGAATCTATTCAAAATGAAATTGACCCAAAGACAAATCAGATGAAGTTAGCTCTTGATCTTCCCGTGGAGCCTATTAAGGAAAAGCCACGAGGAAAGATGAAGAAGCAGGTAGAGGAAGAAAAAGAAGAGAGCATTGAGATTAAAGAGACAACTAAAGAGATTAGAGCTGCCAAGGAAGAGAAAAAGAAGGCGAGCAAGCGTGTTCGCCGTAACCGCAAAGTTGCCATCATTTTGGCTATCGCACTTGGTATTGGTGGTTGGTACACATTGGTGGGGCCTGGTTCGCGCGTAGTTGTTCCATCGGTAGTTGGTGGAACATATGAGGAAGCAGTTTCTACTCTTACCCCTCTTGGTCTAACAACAGTTATTTTAGAAAAGCGCTTTGATGAAGATATTGCCAAGGGTGCAATCATTGAAACTGATCCCCCAGGTGGTGGACGTGTTTCATCTGGTGGGCAGGTCAAGTTAATCCTTTCAAAGGGCCCAGAGCGATACATCATCCCGCCAGTTACAGGACTTACTCCTGAGGCTGCCACCACTGCCCTCGAGAAATTCCCATTAATAGTTGGCGCAAATACCGAAGTCTTTAACACAGAGATTCCTAAAGGTTTTGTGATTTCTACATCCCCTGCATCTGGCACACAAGTTAAACGTGACACTCCAGTTTCACTAGTTATAAGCAAGGGTGTTGAGACGGTGGCACTTGTTTCTTATTCCGGTAAGAGTGGTGAACAAGCACTTAACGAATTAAATGATTTGGGATTTAATGTTGAATCAACCTATGCCTTTAATGAAAAGGTTTTATCGGGAGTGGTTATTTCTCAAAGCCCAACCGGTGTGGAAGTTGCACCGAAGGGTTCAACTGTATCTCTGGTTATTTCTAAGGGCTCACAGTATGTCTTTATCCCTAACGTCTTTTCACTTGATCAACTCAAGGCAACTCAAGCGTTGCAAGACCTGCAGCTCAAGGTAGTAGTGAAGAAATTAGGAACTAAGAAGGTCAAGAAGGTTACAAATATCTCTCCTAAGGTGGGTAGCAAAGTTAAACGTGGCAGTACGGTCACAATTACCGTAGGGTAA
- a CDS encoding deoxyribonuclease IV — MPKESKKPRIGAHVPTTGGMAKRSIEYAQEIGASAIQVFASSPRMWAMPAAKPELDVAYKIKAAEMDLETYVHAPFLINLGSPTEATYINSLASTKYSLQRAADIGALGAVIHTGSAVDVNHVEKAWKQIHEGMMPILNALPDDAPYLLLEPTAGQGQSLVKKLDDLENYLKALEYHPKVGICLDTCHVFAAGHDISVKGGMTATIDLLVQIAGVERFQLVHANDSMDVCGALKDRHQNIGDGHIGVEPFAELLAHPAVANAPLILETPGLEEKHKPEVALLKKLRDKK; from the coding sequence ATGCCTAAGGAGTCCAAGAAGCCACGTATTGGTGCCCACGTCCCAACAACTGGCGGAATGGCAAAGCGCTCCATTGAATACGCCCAAGAAATTGGTGCAAGTGCTATCCAAGTTTTTGCTTCAAGTCCACGTATGTGGGCAATGCCAGCAGCAAAGCCTGAACTTGATGTGGCTTACAAAATCAAAGCAGCAGAGATGGATCTTGAAACCTATGTCCATGCTCCCTTTCTTATTAACTTAGGCTCACCAACTGAGGCCACATACATCAACTCATTAGCTTCAACTAAATATTCTCTCCAACGTGCTGCAGATATTGGAGCGTTAGGCGCAGTTATTCACACTGGATCTGCTGTGGATGTAAACCACGTTGAAAAAGCGTGGAAGCAGATTCATGAAGGCATGATGCCAATTCTTAACGCTCTGCCTGATGATGCTCCATATTTGTTATTAGAACCAACTGCAGGTCAAGGCCAATCCTTAGTTAAGAAGCTAGATGATCTTGAAAACTATTTGAAGGCTCTGGAGTATCACCCAAAGGTTGGTATCTGTCTTGATACCTGTCACGTATTTGCCGCAGGCCATGACATCTCTGTTAAAGGTGGAATGACTGCAACTATTGATTTACTCGTTCAAATCGCTGGCGTTGAGCGTTTTCAATTAGTTCATGCCAATGACTCGATGGATGTGTGCGGAGCACTCAAAGATCGTCACCAAAACATTGGCGATGGCCACATTGGCGTAGAACCTTTTGCTGAGCTTCTTGCTCACCCAGCAGTAGCGAATGCCCCATTGATTCTTGAAACACCAGGCTTGGAGGAAAAGCACAAGCCTGAAGTTGCGCTACTAAAGAAACTTCGAGATAAGAAGTGA
- a CDS encoding DMT family transporter, which produces MSETKHLFRMKLAPWALLAVAAAWGWAFVIMKDAIQRQSVNNFLFTRFLLGAVVMVLIRPKVLSLLNKDILMRAGAAGTFLGLGFIFQTLGLDRTGAAITGFVTGLYVVLTPLIAWLVLKQKVNRFTWICIAIATVGLGLLSIRGFTVGIGELLVFMSAICFACHIISLSKWSLGRDVYAMTVVQLFMCAALAGIASIPEGYSPPPDAGVWGVVIFTAVFATVIAFIIQTWAQAHMSPTKVAVILTMEVVFAAFFAIIFGGERLTLQSAIGGILVVTAMYLIVIKESK; this is translated from the coding sequence GTGAGCGAAACAAAACATCTCTTTAGAATGAAGTTGGCCCCTTGGGCACTTCTTGCAGTTGCTGCAGCATGGGGCTGGGCATTTGTGATCATGAAGGATGCAATCCAGCGTCAGAGCGTTAATAACTTTCTTTTCACCAGATTTTTACTCGGCGCAGTGGTTATGGTGCTTATCCGTCCGAAGGTTTTAAGTCTTCTCAATAAAGACATTCTGATGCGTGCTGGAGCTGCCGGCACTTTTCTAGGTCTTGGATTCATATTCCAAACCCTTGGACTAGATCGCACGGGGGCTGCAATTACAGGTTTTGTGACTGGCCTCTATGTTGTTTTAACACCACTGATTGCCTGGTTAGTCCTAAAACAAAAGGTGAATAGATTTACTTGGATTTGTATTGCTATTGCAACTGTTGGACTTGGGTTGCTTTCTATTCGTGGGTTCACTGTGGGAATCGGTGAGCTCCTAGTATTTATGAGCGCAATTTGTTTTGCCTGCCACATCATTTCACTGAGTAAATGGAGTTTGGGCCGCGATGTCTATGCCATGACAGTGGTGCAGTTGTTTATGTGTGCCGCACTGGCTGGTATCGCATCTATTCCAGAAGGTTATTCACCGCCGCCTGATGCAGGCGTGTGGGGTGTAGTGATTTTTACGGCAGTTTTTGCAACTGTCATCGCTTTCATTATTCAAACCTGGGCTCAGGCACATATGAGCCCAACTAAAGTAGCCGTTATTTTGACGATGGAAGTTGTCTTTGCCGCCTTCTTCGCAATCATCTTTGGTGGTGAGCGCTTAACGCTACAGAGCGCGATCGGTGGAATCCTTGTCGTGACTGCGATGTATTTGATAGTTATCAAAGAATCAAAGTAG
- a CDS encoding threonine aldolase family protein — MAIDLRSDTVTRPSQGMRDAIASAPVGDDVYSDDPTVNSLEERVAGMFGKEAGLFTPTGSLANQLAIRMLVNPGEELIAETNSHIVRAELGAAAVFSGITTRTWPATHGLLKAADALEIARPDSGPYLVSTTAIAVENTHNFGGGTVQPIDEIKALRKGADAMGLALHLDGARIWNAHVASGVAFNEYGKYFDTISVCLSKGLGAPIGSVMLSTKERVAKARVWRKRYGAGMRQVGLLAAGAHFALDNNINRLSEDHRRAKEIAVAIAAIDSSLIDPTTVQTNIVGLDLAHLPISAAELATRCREKGLWISALGPKYARLVTHLDFDDAQCKEAIEILKVALVA; from the coding sequence ATGGCAATTGATCTTCGTTCAGACACAGTTACTCGCCCATCACAAGGCATGCGTGATGCGATTGCATCTGCGCCAGTTGGCGATGATGTTTACAGCGATGATCCAACGGTTAACTCACTTGAAGAGCGCGTAGCTGGGATGTTTGGCAAAGAAGCTGGTCTGTTCACACCAACGGGTTCACTTGCCAATCAATTAGCAATTCGTATGCTGGTTAATCCTGGCGAGGAACTCATTGCCGAGACTAATTCACACATCGTTCGCGCTGAACTCGGCGCTGCTGCAGTATTTAGCGGCATCACTACACGCACCTGGCCCGCTACACATGGATTACTCAAGGCAGCCGATGCACTTGAGATTGCCCGTCCAGATTCAGGGCCATATTTAGTTTCAACCACAGCAATAGCTGTTGAAAATACGCATAACTTTGGTGGCGGAACTGTGCAACCAATAGATGAGATTAAGGCTTTGCGCAAAGGTGCAGATGCGATGGGATTAGCCCTTCACTTAGATGGTGCCCGCATCTGGAACGCACATGTTGCAAGTGGTGTTGCATTCAATGAATACGGAAAATACTTTGACACCATCAGCGTCTGCTTGTCCAAAGGACTTGGTGCTCCTATTGGTTCAGTAATGCTTTCAACTAAAGAGCGTGTTGCTAAGGCACGTGTGTGGCGCAAGCGCTATGGCGCTGGCATGAGACAAGTGGGATTGCTAGCAGCTGGTGCTCACTTCGCACTCGATAACAACATCAATCGCTTATCTGAAGATCATCGCCGAGCTAAAGAGATTGCCGTTGCAATTGCTGCTATTGATTCTTCTCTTATTGACCCAACAACAGTTCAAACAAATATTGTGGGATTAGATCTGGCTCACCTACCAATAAGTGCAGCTGAACTAGCAACACGTTGTCGTGAAAAGGGCTTGTGGATTAGTGCGCTGGGACCAAAGTATGCGCGCCTAGTAACTCATTTAGATTTTGATGATGCTCAATGCAAAGAAGCTATTGAGATTTTAAAGGTAGCCCTCGTGGCGTAG
- a CDS encoding methylated-DNA--[protein]-cysteine S-methyltransferase, translated as MTLLVTTHKTPVGNLNLIADDQILIGANLLTISAFKAGKDIKIVKSIPVISDLINDYFDGDITAINGIKVSQPGAPFSQAAWKAMRKISGGKVLSYSDIAQRAGSPAAVRAAGSACANNAIMLVVPCHRVVKTGGALGNYAYGVNKKEWLLRHEGYL; from the coding sequence GTGACATTATTAGTAACAACCCATAAGACTCCTGTGGGAAATCTGAATCTCATAGCTGATGATCAGATTTTAATTGGTGCCAATCTTTTAACAATCAGTGCATTTAAAGCTGGCAAAGATATAAAGATTGTTAAGTCCATTCCTGTCATTAGTGATTTAATCAATGACTATTTTGACGGGGACATCACTGCCATTAATGGCATCAAAGTCAGCCAACCAGGTGCTCCGTTTTCACAAGCTGCATGGAAAGCAATGCGCAAGATATCTGGTGGCAAAGTTCTCTCTTACTCTGATATTGCCCAGCGTGCTGGATCTCCAGCAGCGGTGCGTGCAGCAGGAAGTGCATGCGCCAATAACGCCATTATGTTGGTTGTTCCATGTCACCGAGTTGTTAAAACTGGGGGAGCGTTAGGAAATTATGCTTACGGAGTTAACAAGAAGGAGTGGCTACTACGCCACGAGGGCTACCTTTAA
- a CDS encoding class II 3-deoxy-7-phosphoheptulonate synthase: MTSPLDNLFTPGLVAAQQPQWPGGPEGAPIKAAVAELKSFPPLVFAGECDDLKARIALAAEGKAFWLQGGDCAETFAAATADSIRNRIKTILQMAAVLQYYSSLPVVKVGRMAGQFAKPRSNDMETRGDVTLPAYRGDAVNAIEFNEAARTPDPNRLVRVYNTSASTLNLVRAFTQGGFADLRQVHEWNKGFIRDSSVGERYEKMANEIGRALSFMQSAGVDPESFKSVDFFSSHEALILEYEKALTRIDSRTGNPYDVSGHFIWIGERTRQLDGAHVDFASKVRNPIGIKLGPKSTVDDALALIDKLDPNREPGRITFITRMGAGKIREALPALVDGVTKSGAKVLWVCDPMHGNTYEAPTGYKTRKFDDVMDEVKGFFEVHKALGTHPGGIHIELTGDDVTECVGGGEQISHEDLASRYETACDPRLNHSQSLELAFLVAEMLRDR; the protein is encoded by the coding sequence ATGACTTCTCCTCTAGATAATCTCTTCACGCCTGGCCTTGTGGCTGCCCAGCAACCACAGTGGCCTGGCGGTCCAGAGGGTGCTCCAATCAAGGCAGCAGTTGCTGAACTTAAATCTTTTCCTCCACTTGTCTTTGCTGGTGAATGTGATGATTTAAAGGCACGTATTGCACTTGCTGCAGAAGGAAAAGCTTTCTGGTTACAAGGTGGAGATTGCGCAGAGACATTTGCTGCAGCAACTGCAGATTCAATTAGAAACCGCATTAAAACTATTTTGCAGATGGCTGCAGTTCTGCAGTACTACTCATCATTGCCAGTTGTAAAAGTTGGACGCATGGCAGGTCAGTTTGCTAAGCCACGCTCTAATGACATGGAGACTCGTGGGGATGTAACTCTTCCTGCTTACCGCGGAGATGCAGTCAATGCTATTGAGTTCAATGAGGCTGCTAGAACTCCAGATCCAAACCGTTTAGTTCGTGTTTACAACACATCAGCTTCAACTTTGAACTTAGTACGCGCCTTCACACAAGGTGGTTTTGCTGATCTTCGCCAGGTGCATGAGTGGAACAAGGGCTTCATCCGCGATTCATCCGTTGGTGAGCGCTATGAAAAGATGGCTAATGAAATTGGCCGTGCGCTTTCATTTATGCAATCAGCAGGAGTAGATCCTGAGTCATTTAAATCTGTTGATTTCTTCTCAAGTCATGAAGCCTTGATTCTTGAATACGAGAAGGCGCTAACACGTATCGATTCACGTACCGGAAATCCATACGATGTATCAGGTCACTTCATCTGGATTGGTGAGCGCACACGTCAATTAGATGGTGCTCATGTTGATTTTGCTTCAAAGGTTCGAAACCCAATTGGTATCAAGCTTGGACCTAAGTCCACAGTTGATGACGCACTTGCACTCATTGACAAGCTAGATCCAAATCGTGAGCCAGGACGCATTACTTTTATTACTCGTATGGGTGCTGGAAAGATTCGCGAAGCCTTGCCAGCACTTGTTGATGGTGTTACTAAGTCGGGTGCAAAGGTTTTGTGGGTCTGCGATCCAATGCATGGCAATACATATGAGGCACCAACAGGTTATAAGACCCGTAAATTTGATGATGTTATGGATGAAGTAAAGGGATTCTTTGAAGTCCATAAGGCGTTGGGTACACATCCAGGTGGAATTCATATTGAACTAACCGGCGATGATGTCACTGAATGCGTTGGTGGTGGCGAGCAGATTTCACATGAGGACCTTGCTTCTCGCTATGAGACTGCATGCGATCCGCGCTTAAATCACTCTCAGTCCTTGGAGCTTGCCTTCCTGGTTGCTGAGATGTTGCGCGACCGCTAA
- a CDS encoding 6-phosphofructokinase → MRIGVLTGGGDCPGLNAVIRAVVRKGVKEYGHEFVGFRDGWKGPLEGLTMPLNIETTRGILPRGGTILGSSRTNPFKIEGGVEKIKDNLAKAGIDALIAIGGEDTLGVATKLDSLGVKVIGVPKTIDNDLNNTDYTFGFDTAVNIAVEAIDRLHTTAESHHRALIVEVMGRHAGWIALHSGLAGGAACILIPEQKFSIEKVCEWVESRFKSHYAPIIVIAEGAIPQEGDMVTKDQTLDSFGHVKLSGIGDWLANEIETRTGKEARTSVLGHIQRGGSPTAFDRVLATRFGLQAITAAHEGDWGKMVALHGTDIVRVPLASATEQLKLVPLERYKESEIFFG, encoded by the coding sequence ATGCGTATTGGTGTGCTTACTGGTGGCGGAGATTGCCCAGGTCTAAATGCTGTGATCCGTGCCGTAGTTCGTAAAGGCGTAAAAGAGTACGGACATGAATTTGTCGGTTTCCGCGATGGTTGGAAAGGTCCACTAGAGGGCTTAACAATGCCTCTGAATATTGAAACAACTCGTGGCATCTTGCCTCGCGGCGGAACAATCTTGGGATCTTCTCGTACTAACCCTTTCAAGATTGAGGGCGGCGTAGAAAAGATTAAGGACAACCTAGCTAAAGCTGGAATCGATGCGCTTATTGCAATCGGTGGCGAAGATACTTTGGGTGTTGCAACAAAGCTGGATTCACTGGGAGTTAAAGTTATTGGTGTTCCAAAGACAATTGATAATGATTTGAACAATACTGACTACACATTTGGATTTGATACAGCGGTGAACATCGCAGTTGAAGCAATCGATCGTCTACACACAACAGCAGAGTCACATCACCGTGCATTAATCGTTGAGGTAATGGGTCGCCATGCTGGCTGGATTGCACTTCACTCAGGCCTTGCAGGCGGAGCAGCTTGTATTTTGATTCCAGAGCAAAAGTTCTCAATCGAAAAGGTATGCGAATGGGTTGAATCTCGATTCAAATCTCATTACGCACCCATCATCGTTATTGCAGAAGGTGCTATTCCTCAAGAGGGCGACATGGTCACAAAGGATCAGACACTTGATTCATTTGGTCACGTCAAGCTTTCAGGAATTGGCGATTGGCTAGCTAATGAGATTGAAACACGCACAGGCAAGGAAGCACGCACATCTGTTCTGGGGCACATCCAACGTGGTGGATCACCAACAGCATTTGACCGTGTTCTTGCTACACGATTTGGTCTCCAGGCGATTACTGCCGCTCACGAAGGTGACTGGGGCAAGATGGTTGCACTTCATGGCACCGATATCGTGCGTGTTCCGCTGGCATCTGCCACAGAACAGCTCAAACTCGTTCCCCTAGAGCGCTATAAGGAGTCAGAGATCTTCTTCGGATAA